A section of the Chryseobacterium scophthalmum genome encodes:
- a CDS encoding SusC/RagA family TonB-linked outer membrane protein, whose protein sequence is MAYAQTTKKDTNNVKVDKEAVIDEVVLVGYTPKKKGDITTAVATIKSSEINNVPVGNFVQNLGGRLAGVDVMVGSGQPGTGGNIIIRGVGSINGGTTPLYVVDGVPLNSTAFAALNPNDFEEITVLKDAASKSMYGAAAGAGVVVIKTKSGKSGFQVQYTGQAGISQKSKYKYQLMDADQWLSWNNSWGNFTDQDVADYKATGVNTDWTKSFLRTGFSMTNDIAISGGANNTNYYFSLGQFSQDGIAQASSLDRYTLNARINSGNGTNFRFGTQTNLSFNRLKGIVGEAGVFTNNPFFAVNTAPVLAPYNDNGTFATGTGLFGEPNYGARALEQALTGERGRNQIKIITSAFGEYDINSNFTARVFGGIDHTQNNTTNYSNPNSYYGSTTSPGQSGALSRALASASTITTNARLSYKNTWDDVHNFNAFVLGEYVGRFRENFGYTGYGLDKAFGATPVGITVAQNILPVINGGSTRFTTLAVLGSLSYNYDSKYYIDANIRRDVSSQFAMGKKAGTFGGASVAWAISKEDFLSDTKVNNLKLRASWGITGNFGDPTSINPYNDLQYYNYGGLYNTTRSLAVGSPLNQNYRWEMENQINIGLDYGLFNDRIWGSVDVYDRQTKNLFLDYSLSATSGFTVIPNYNSGKMSNKGVEVDLHGDIVKNSDLTVSVFANFSYNKNKILDLGQVNQFESGTSIIRVGEAYGSHFIVGWGGVDPQTGNPIYQDINGNPTQVYDAVNNKTGWGTYLAPYTGGFGLDLKYKGFFLNSQFQWKSGYSRFNNQRFFQENPDFWYLNQNVSQLDIWTTPGQITDVQRAGTKVEFTSKFIEDASFLRFKNVRLGYDFKKSFLAGAGIKGITLFADINNVYTWTKWTGFDPDDDNNIAQYEYPTPRIITIGTTLTF, encoded by the coding sequence ATGGCCTATGCGCAAACAACAAAAAAAGACACAAATAATGTCAAGGTTGATAAGGAGGCTGTCATTGACGAAGTTGTTTTAGTAGGGTATACTCCAAAGAAGAAAGGAGATATTACTACTGCTGTAGCTACAATCAAGTCTTCAGAAATTAACAATGTACCAGTAGGTAACTTTGTACAGAATTTAGGAGGAAGATTAGCTGGGGTTGATGTCATGGTAGGTTCTGGTCAACCTGGAACTGGTGGTAATATTATTATTAGAGGGGTTGGATCTATCAACGGAGGTACTACTCCTTTATATGTAGTTGACGGTGTACCTTTGAACTCTACTGCATTTGCAGCATTAAACCCAAATGATTTTGAAGAAATAACTGTTCTTAAGGATGCAGCTTCTAAATCTATGTATGGAGCAGCAGCAGGAGCTGGGGTTGTAGTAATTAAGACAAAGTCTGGTAAAAGTGGTTTCCAAGTTCAGTATACAGGACAAGCGGGTATCTCTCAGAAGAGTAAATATAAATATCAGCTAATGGATGCTGATCAGTGGCTTTCATGGAATAACTCTTGGGGGAATTTTACTGATCAAGATGTTGCAGATTACAAAGCAACAGGTGTTAATACAGACTGGACGAAATCATTTTTAAGAACTGGGTTCTCAATGACAAATGATATTGCTATTTCTGGTGGAGCAAATAATACGAATTATTATTTCTCTTTAGGACAGTTTAGTCAAGATGGTATCGCTCAAGCTTCTAGCTTAGATAGATATACTTTGAATGCTCGTATTAATTCAGGAAACGGAACGAACTTTAGATTTGGTACACAAACTAATTTAAGTTTTAACAGACTGAAAGGAATTGTAGGAGAGGCAGGAGTATTTACAAATAACCCTTTCTTTGCAGTGAATACGGCGCCGGTTTTGGCACCATATAACGATAATGGAACTTTCGCTACTGGGACAGGACTTTTCGGAGAACCTAACTATGGAGCGCGTGCTTTAGAGCAAGCATTAACTGGAGAAAGAGGAAGAAATCAGATTAAAATAATTACAAGTGCATTTGGGGAATATGATATAAACTCAAACTTCACCGCAAGAGTATTTGGAGGTATCGATCATACACAGAATAATACAACAAATTATTCAAATCCAAATTCTTACTATGGGTCAACAACTTCTCCTGGGCAATCTGGGGCATTGTCAAGAGCTCTAGCAAGCGCATCTACGATTACTACAAATGCAAGATTATCATATAAGAATACTTGGGATGATGTGCATAATTTTAATGCATTCGTTTTGGGAGAATATGTTGGTAGATTTAGAGAGAATTTTGGCTATACAGGATATGGTTTAGATAAGGCATTTGGAGCTACGCCAGTAGGAATTACTGTTGCTCAAAATATCTTGCCAGTAATTAATGGAGGAAGTACAAGATTCACGACGTTAGCAGTTTTAGGATCATTATCATATAACTATGATAGTAAATACTATATTGATGCCAATATTAGGAGAGATGTTAGTTCACAATTTGCAATGGGTAAAAAAGCAGGTACTTTTGGTGGTGCTTCTGTAGCTTGGGCAATCAGCAAAGAAGATTTTTTATCTGATACAAAAGTTAACAATTTAAAATTGAGAGCAAGCTGGGGGATTACAGGTAACTTTGGAGACCCAACATCTATAAATCCTTATAATGATTTACAGTATTATAACTATGGAGGATTGTATAATACAACAAGATCACTTGCTGTAGGATCACCATTAAATCAAAACTACAGATGGGAAATGGAAAACCAAATTAATATTGGTTTAGACTATGGTTTGTTTAATGATAGAATTTGGGGGTCTGTTGATGTTTATGATAGACAAACAAAAAATTTATTTTTAGATTATAGCTTATCTGCTACTTCAGGATTTACTGTAATACCTAATTATAACTCAGGTAAGATGAGTAATAAAGGGGTAGAAGTTGATTTACATGGAGATATTGTTAAAAATTCTGATTTAACAGTTTCTGTATTTGCAAACTTCTCATATAATAAAAATAAAATTTTAGACTTAGGTCAGGTTAATCAATTTGAATCAGGTACATCAATTATCAGAGTTGGTGAGGCTTACGGTAGTCACTTTATTGTAGGTTGGGGTGGCGTTGATCCTCAAACAGGTAATCCAATCTATCAAGATATAAATGGTAATCCTACTCAAGTTTATGATGCAGTTAATAATAAAACTGGTTGGGGTACCTATTTAGCACCATATACTGGAGGGTTTGGTCTTGATTTAAAGTATAAAGGATTCTTCTTGAATTCTCAATTCCAATGGAAGAGTGGATATTCAAGATTTAATAACCAAAGATTCTTCCAAGAAAACCCTGATTTCTGGTACCTGAACCAGAATGTAAGCCAATTAGATATTTGGACTACACCTGGTCAGATTACAGATGTACAAAGAGCAGGAACCAAAGTTGAATTTACATCTAAATTTATTGAAGATGCTTCATTCTTAAGGTTTAAAAATGTAAGATTAGGTTATGATTTCAAAAAATCATTCTTAGCAGGTGCGGGTATTAAAGGAATAACTTTATTTGCTGATATCAATAACGTTTATACGTGG